In Brachybacterium saurashtrense, the genomic stretch GCGAGCCTGGACCCGCCCACGGCGCACTCGGTGATGGGGGACCTGCGCCGCATCAACCGCGAGCGCGGCCTCACCGTGCTGGTGAACCTGCACCTGATGGATCTCGCCCGGCAGTACACCACGCGGATGATCGGTCTGCGCGAGGGCGAGGTGGTGTTCGACGGGCCGGCGGCCACGGCGACCGACGCCGACTTCGAGACGATCTACGGCCGGCCGGTGCAGGGCCGGGACCAGCTGGGGGAGCCGACATGAGCGCCCCCGTGCTGCCCCCGCGCCCCACGCACCGGCTGCGCACCGCGCTGATCCTCGCCGCGCTGGCCGCGATGACCGCCGCGACCTGCCTGCCGGCGATCGGCGGGGTGGAGATCGACCTCGCCGCGCTCGCCCGCAACTGGCGCCACGGCGCCGAGAAGCTCCTGCAGCTCGCCCGGCCGAATCTCGCCTTCGCACCCCGCACCGTCGGGCCGATGCTGGAGACGCTCGCGATGGCCCTGGTCGGCGCGGTCACGGCGGCGCTGCTGTCGATCCCGGTCACGCTGTGGGCGGCGCGCCCCTCGAACCCGAGCACGCCGGTGCGCCAGGGGGTGCGCGCCCTCGTGAACCTGGTGCGCGCCGTGCCGGACCTGGTCTACGCGACGATCCTGGTGGCGATGATCGGCGTGGGCACCCTCCCGGGCGTGGTGACGCTGGTCCTGTTCGACCTCGGGGTGGTGGTGAAGCTCGTCTCCGAGGCGATCGACGCGACCGA encodes the following:
- the phnE gene encoding phosphonate ABC transporter, permease protein PhnE yields the protein MSAPVLPPRPTHRLRTALILAALAAMTAATCLPAIGGVEIDLAALARNWRHGAEKLLQLARPNLAFAPRTVGPMLETLAMALVGAVTAALLSIPVTLWAARPSNPSTPVRQGVRALVNLVRAVPDLVYATILVAMIGVGTLPGVVTLVLFDLGVVVKLVSEAIDATEHPYLEAGRAAGGRQLQLNRATVLPQSWPLFANQWLYSLELNVRISAILGIVGAGGIGRLLDERRAFYAYEDVSLIILEILVVVVLIELLSNVLRRRLR